TGTCTTTTATTTCTAATACGTGAATCTGTTTCGTTTCATAACCAATCATCTCTATCTCTCCACCTTCTGGCATCGCTTCAATCGCATTCATTACAATATTATGGAGAGTTTCCATTACATGTGTTTTATCACAGAATAAATTTATATTTTCATCTACTGAACATATGACTTTGATTTGATTAAAGTAAGGACGTGTATTTTCCAAGGTTTCATCAATCATGTCTTTAAGGTTATAACTACCCTTTTTTAAAAGAATATCGTGTGTTTGATGCTGCACTTTTTGAATCATTTGTTGAATATGTGTTGTTGCTTTTAAAATTACATCAATATCTTCTTCAAGTTCTTTTTGTTCCGTATTTTGAGCATACGCTTTTATTTTATGTCCGAACAATCTCATTTTACCTACATCATTTTTAATGGCATGATTTAAAATTGCAGTTCCTGATGTGATCGCTTGAAGTGTAATATCTAATTTTTTTCGTTCTATTAATATTTGCATTCCTAAAAATCCATAATTGAAGATAGCCAAAATAAATACAATCGTACCGTAAATGACAATCCAAGTATTATATTTCCACATTCGATAAATTTCAAAACTAGGCAAAACATAATTCATTATTAATACAAACAGCACTGTAGGTATGATGGATAAACTTGTAAGTATATGATTCCTTTTTAAATCTGGGAGCTCCTCACGTTTTGATAAAATTAAAATACTTCCAAATAAAACATACAAAACAGACCAAGATGCTAATAATGGATACAACTCTACATCTGTAACAGGATAAACAGGAGTAAATATCAACATAAGTACAATCGGTAATGATAATATATACGGAATAAATTTAAACCAACGCTTGTTTACAAATATAGGTTGATAATATAAAGAAAACAGGATATAGCTGTAAGGAATCCCATAATAAGAAAATCCAGAGCAAGTAACTTGAATTCTATATAATATAGATTGCAGTACGACAGTATCAGTTTGCTCTCTTACAAAAGGAAGAAGCTGCTCTCCAATTAGAATCGCAATGGCCCCACATCCACCACAAAATAAAAGTACACTTAACCAGCGGATCGAAATATTTTTTGGATCAAATCTTAATAGTATAAGGGCAATGCCCCATAAAGCAATCAAAACAAATAACATACAAATTTCCACTTCCTCAGTACAGTTTCTATTCCTTTTTGATGATTTTACAATATTCAACCAATAAATACCACAAATCCACCACTTATTTAAAAAGTAGATAACCCAGTAAATTCTTGAACTCGATAAAGTACTTTCTTCCACTTTGAATCATCTTGATATTTTTTATATTCAACAGTATATTGTCCCTCTTCGTTGTTCCATATTTTTGAGAAATATGAATTCATCTCAATTTCAAGTGCCTGCCCATGTGGAATGATGAATTGAATATTCATTTCCAGATTATAGTCGCGAATATTTCTTCTTGTGAAATTAGCTGATCCACCTGTTACTATTGTTTCATGTTTTTTGTTAATAATTAAAAATTTAGAATGATATTGTTCTCCTTGAGTATCATACCATCTCACCTCTATATTACCCTTCCCTTTATTTAATAGTTCACTAGCAACCTGACGATTTGGGATACCGTTCTTTTTCCTTCCAAAAGCGTCTTTATTAGGATCTAAAATCATTTGTATCTTTACACCTTTTTCAGCAGCTTCTGCTAAAGACTCAATGATTTTTCGATCAGATAAATAAAATACTCCCAATTTTATCTCATCCCCAGTAGAGGTATCAAGTATGTTTTGTAAGATTTCTTTTCCAATCTCCCCTTCTGTTATTAACTTAGCCTTTATATCCCCTTTTTCAATATCTGTAAATTTTCTATTTGCTAACTCTAATCCTGATAATTTTGCTACTGCACGTTCAGCTTCATAAATATCTTGTAAAATTCCACCTTTCACTACAAATGCAATATTCGAGTGATATCCGCTTGGATCATGAGGGTTTGCCGAGCTAACAATTGCTTCCTTTTCAGTAAGAACTACCTTTCTATGATTTGCCTTAAAGTTGACTAATTCTAAATAGGATCGTAGTGAGACATCAGGTGAATCCAAACTAAAAGGATTCGTTATCCACCCTTGATCAGATGTTCCAAACCACTGTACAAAAGATCTCCAAAAACCTGAATAAATAGGATTAGAGTCGCGTAATTTCGTCATATCTGTATATACCACTTTTACATCATTTTCTATTAGTTCTTCGATAAAACGTGATGAATAAGAGCCATATAATGTATTGATTTCATCTGTGATAAAAACGATCTCAATATCTGGTTGCTGTTGTTTCTTTAATATCAAGTGATTTGTTAGTTGTTCAGAGATATTTGGATAAGTGCCTGATTCAGCATTAGTTGACATTTCATCAGAAACAATTTGTGCCTTTTGTCTTACATATTCATCATTAAACAAAAAAGCATCCACTAAAATAAATTCTTCTGCTTCATCAATCATATTGTAAATACGATCAAATATTTCTTGCTCATGCACGATTCTTCCATCTTTTTGATAAGTTAAATCGTTTAAAAATTCTACATTTGATACATTATGATTATCACCATTCACAGATATTCCTTCAGGTAACGGTTTATAAACACCATATATAGAAATACACATATATATCACAAGAACAATTGAAAATACAACCTTAAATATCTTCATAGTATACACAAGAGGGTATCTTTCTTTCATTATCGTATTTTCACTCCTTACTATATATTAAATTCAAACCGTCATTTGGAATTCTATTTTGCTTCAAAACTAAAGGATAAATTTATTTTTAATCTTACCAATAGTTTAATCATGATGTTCCTAAATATATAGTACTATCATTTTCTAGTACCCTAAGATTCTTCACCACTCTGTAAAATTTATCTGGTTTGAGACTCATAGAGTTTTGTCGCTATATATTTTCACCATTTACAATGATGTCATCAAAATCAGGGATTGACAATCATATATCCTAATGTTAGGATATATTTATCCTATTTTAAATATATATAATTTTAGGATAAATGAAACGATCATATTTTAATGAGAACTATTTATATAAAAAAAGGAGAATGATTTACATGGATATTCGAATATTTAAGCCAGCAGATCAAGGGAAAGGTGAGTTTGATGGAGGGAAAATAAAACTACAGAAACCAATCGGTTTTCCCGGGGAAGGATCAGTAATTAATCGACTTGGACCTCTATTTTATTTTTCATGGGGAAAAACAGAAGGTGAAGGTGGTATCGGATTACATCCACACCAAGGATTTGAGATATTATCCTATGTGCTTAAAGGAAATAGCTATCATCGAGATACACTGAACACAGAAAGTGTTGTAAGTGCTGGTGGTGCTCAGTTAATGAAAGCTGGATCTGGACTCTCACATGCAGAATCCCATCGTGAACCTACTGAAATGCTGCAAATCTGGTTTGAGCCCTACTTAAAAGAGGCTATTCATCGTGAGCCAACTTATACAAATTATATTCATGATGAATTCGTAACGACTGACAAAGATGGTGTAAAAATCAAAACGATTATTGGTGAAAATTCCCCTATAGATATAATAACTGATGCTCAAATGTATGATGTGACTATATCAAGTGGATCCTCTTATCAACATACGCTTGCTTCTAATCGTACATTAGCTGGACTAATCATAAAAGGTGATGGCTCAATCACAAGTAAAAATGCGATTGAATTTAAACATAAAGATTTTGTAAACGTTCATTCTTCAGAAGAAGGAGAAGTAACATTCCATTCTGATAACGGAGAAGTTCGAATCATTTTCATAGAGGTACCTATTAAGGTTGACTATCCATTGTATAGTAAACGTCATTAAACTAATTTGTATAGACTCCCTTATCATTGAGGGAGTCTTTCACTATCATATTGTATGACGTATGCATGTTAGTTTGTATATGATACAATATTGTTGCATTTAATATAATGTTTAATTTTATTATTTAAATTACAATGAATTTATATATTTTCTCGATTAACCAGTCGAAGGAGGCTGAAATATGTACCGTGGAGATGAACAAAGTGAGCTTGATTTAAGACTTT
The window above is part of the Chengkuizengella sediminis genome. Proteins encoded here:
- a CDS encoding ATP-binding protein; protein product: MLFVLIALWGIALILLRFDPKNISIRWLSVLLFCGGCGAIAILIGEQLLPFVREQTDTVVLQSILYRIQVTCSGFSYYGIPYSYILFSLYYQPIFVNKRWFKFIPYILSLPIVLMLIFTPVYPVTDVELYPLLASWSVLYVLFGSILILSKREELPDLKRNHILTSLSIIPTVLFVLIMNYVLPSFEIYRMWKYNTWIVIYGTIVFILAIFNYGFLGMQILIERKKLDITLQAITSGTAILNHAIKNDVGKMRLFGHKIKAYAQNTEQKELEEDIDVILKATTHIQQMIQKVQHQTHDILLKKGSYNLKDMIDETLENTRPYFNQIKVICSVDENINLFCDKTHVMETLHNIVMNAIEAMPEGGEIEMIGYETKQIHVLEIKDTGFGINKNHLKKVMDPFFTTKTKDTMNFGLGLAYVYNVMNKHGGSLDIKSTRDEGTTVILKFPKS
- a CDS encoding phospholipase D family protein, encoding MKERYPLVYTMKIFKVVFSIVLVIYMCISIYGVYKPLPEGISVNGDNHNVSNVEFLNDLTYQKDGRIVHEQEIFDRIYNMIDEAEEFILVDAFLFNDEYVRQKAQIVSDEMSTNAESGTYPNISEQLTNHLILKKQQQPDIEIVFITDEINTLYGSYSSRFIEELIENDVKVVYTDMTKLRDSNPIYSGFWRSFVQWFGTSDQGWITNPFSLDSPDVSLRSYLELVNFKANHRKVVLTEKEAIVSSANPHDPSGYHSNIAFVVKGGILQDIYEAERAVAKLSGLELANRKFTDIEKGDIKAKLITEGEIGKEILQNILDTSTGDEIKLGVFYLSDRKIIESLAEAAEKGVKIQMILDPNKDAFGRKKNGIPNRQVASELLNKGKGNIEVRWYDTQGEQYHSKFLIINKKHETIVTGGSANFTRRNIRDYNLEMNIQFIIPHGQALEIEMNSYFSKIWNNEEGQYTVEYKKYQDDSKWKKVLYRVQEFTGLSTF
- a CDS encoding pirin family protein gives rise to the protein MDIRIFKPADQGKGEFDGGKIKLQKPIGFPGEGSVINRLGPLFYFSWGKTEGEGGIGLHPHQGFEILSYVLKGNSYHRDTLNTESVVSAGGAQLMKAGSGLSHAESHREPTEMLQIWFEPYLKEAIHREPTYTNYIHDEFVTTDKDGVKIKTIIGENSPIDIITDAQMYDVTISSGSSYQHTLASNRTLAGLIIKGDGSITSKNAIEFKHKDFVNVHSSEEGEVTFHSDNGEVRIIFIEVPIKVDYPLYSKRH